From the Streptococcus oralis ATCC 35037 genome, one window contains:
- a CDS encoding DUF4037 domain-containing protein, which produces MIHELCKEFSQLEQVEAIALGGSRAGQNYDQNSDYDVYVYLNSSIDEATRLKILSKYCSYMEIGNQFWELEDDCVLNNGIEIELIYRSLESFEQELNSTVFQHKAQNAYTTCMWHNLLHSKILYDPNGHYASLQKTYQIPYPQELKKHIIERQLLLLEQAMPAFSHQIEKAIKRQDLLSMNHRTSEFFASYFDLLFALNEQTHPGEKRMLEYAKTNCTLLPKQFEETIRKYFQLLYQPQQGEQAIVTLQTILNQLKAILP; this is translated from the coding sequence ATGATCCACGAACTTTGCAAAGAATTCTCTCAACTGGAACAAGTAGAAGCTATCGCTCTTGGTGGCTCTCGTGCAGGACAAAACTATGATCAAAATTCTGACTATGACGTTTATGTCTATCTCAACTCTTCTATTGATGAGGCGACTCGCCTCAAAATTTTGAGTAAATACTGCTCCTATATGGAAATTGGAAACCAGTTTTGGGAGTTAGAGGACGACTGTGTACTAAACAACGGTATCGAAATCGAGTTGATTTATCGTTCGCTGGAGTCGTTTGAACAGGAATTGAACTCAACCGTTTTTCAGCACAAAGCTCAAAATGCTTATACAACTTGCATGTGGCATAATCTACTCCACAGCAAGATTTTATACGACCCGAATGGACACTATGCTTCTCTCCAAAAGACTTACCAGATTCCCTATCCACAGGAACTCAAAAAGCATATCATCGAAAGGCAACTCCTTTTGCTAGAACAAGCCATGCCTGCCTTCTCTCACCAAATAGAAAAAGCTATCAAACGCCAAGATCTTCTCAGTATGAATCATCGTACGAGTGAGTTTTTTGCTTCCTACTTTGACTTGTTATTTGCGCTCAATGAGCAAACCCATCCTGGTGAAAAACGAATGTTGGAGTACGCAAAGACCAATTGTACACTCCTCCCTAAGCAATTTGAAGAAACTATTCGCAAGTATTTCCAACTACTCTACCAACCACAACAAGGAGAACAAGCGATTGTAACCTTACAAACCATCCTGAACCAACTAAAGGCCATTTTGCCATGA
- a CDS encoding amino acid ABC transporter permease has protein sequence MESILEVLTPDNLIFIFKGFGLTLYISLIAIVLSTLIGTVLAVMRNGKNPILRIISSIYIEFVRNVPNLLWIFTIFLVFKMKSTPAGITAFTLFTSAALAEIIRGGLNAVDKGQYEAGMSQGFTSAQILYYIILPQAIRKMLPAIISQFVTVIKDTSLLYSVIALQELFGASQILMGRYFEPEQVFSLYILIALIYFIFNFAISSLSHKLAKRWQQAAE, from the coding sequence ATGGAATCTATTTTAGAAGTTTTGACCCCAGATAACCTAATCTTTATCTTTAAAGGATTTGGCTTGACCCTATACATTTCTCTAATCGCTATCGTCCTCTCGACCCTTATCGGAACAGTACTAGCCGTCATGAGAAATGGGAAAAATCCTATCTTACGGATCATCTCCAGCATTTATATCGAGTTTGTACGTAACGTTCCCAACCTCCTCTGGATTTTCACCATCTTTTTGGTGTTTAAGATGAAGTCCACACCAGCTGGTATTACAGCCTTTACCCTCTTTACCTCAGCAGCCCTGGCTGAGATTATCCGAGGCGGTCTCAATGCCGTGGACAAGGGTCAGTATGAAGCAGGAATGTCGCAAGGATTCACCTCTGCGCAAATCCTCTACTACATCATTCTCCCACAAGCGATTCGAAAAATGCTGCCAGCCATCATTTCACAGTTTGTAACCGTGATCAAGGATACCAGTCTTCTCTACTCTGTTATCGCTCTACAAGAACTCTTTGGCGCCAGCCAAATTCTCATGGGACGCTATTTCGAACCAGAGCAGGTCTTCAGTCTTTATATCCTGATTGCCTTAATTTACTTTATCTTTAACTTTGCTATTTCCAGCCTGTCTCATAAGCTAGCAAAACGTTGGCAACAAGCAGCAGAATAA
- a CDS encoding transporter substrate-binding domain-containing protein, producing MKKKFFLSALLISLFSLAAAKPAQADTSVADIQKRGELVVGVKQDVPNFGYKDPKTGTYSGIETDLAKMIADELKVKIRYVPVTAQTRGPLLDNEQVDMDIATFTITDERKKLYNFTSPYYTDSSGFLVNKSANIKSIEDLNGKTIGVAQGSITQRLITELGKKKGLTFKFVELGSYPELITSLHAHRIDAFSVDRSILSGYISKRTELLDDSFKPSDYGIVTKKSNTELNDYLDSLVTKWTKDGSLQKLYDRYKLKPSSHTVD from the coding sequence ATGAAAAAGAAATTCTTTTTATCCGCATTATTGATTAGCCTTTTCAGCCTTGCTGCTGCCAAACCAGCCCAAGCCGATACCAGCGTCGCAGACATTCAAAAAAGAGGCGAACTAGTTGTCGGTGTCAAACAAGATGTTCCCAATTTTGGCTACAAGGATCCCAAGACAGGGACTTATTCTGGTATCGAAACGGACCTTGCCAAGATGATTGCAGACGAACTCAAGGTCAAGATTCGCTACGTTCCTGTTACCGCTCAAACCCGTGGTCCACTACTAGATAACGAACAGGTCGATATGGATATCGCGACCTTCACCATCACAGATGAACGTAAAAAATTATACAACTTCACCAGTCCCTACTACACGGATTCTTCTGGTTTTTTGGTCAATAAATCCGCCAACATCAAAAGCATTGAGGACCTAAACGGTAAAACGATCGGAGTTGCCCAAGGTTCCATCACCCAACGCCTGATTACTGAACTGGGCAAAAAGAAAGGTCTAACCTTTAAATTCGTCGAACTTGGTTCCTACCCAGAATTGATTACTTCCCTTCACGCTCACCGTATTGATGCCTTTTCCGTGGACCGCTCTATCCTGTCCGGCTACATCAGCAAACGGACAGAACTACTAGATGATAGTTTCAAGCCATCTGACTACGGTATCGTCACCAAAAAATCAAATACCGAGCTAAACGACTATCTTGATAGCTTGGTCACTAAATGGACCAAGGATGGTAGTTTACAGAAACTCTATGACCGTTACAAACTCAAACCATCTAGCCATACCGTAGATTAA
- a CDS encoding amino acid ABC transporter ATP-binding protein, whose translation MALVEFKNVEKYYGDYHALRDINLRFEKGQVVVLLGPSGSGKSTLIRTINGLEAVDKGSLLVNGHQVAGASQKDLVPLRKEVGMVFQHFNLYPHKTVLENVTLAPIKVLGIDKKEAEKTAQKYLEFVNMWDKKDSYPAMLSGGQKQRIAIARGLAMHPELLLFDEPTSALDPETIGDVLAVMQKLAHDGMNMIIVTHEMGFAREVADRIIFMADGEVLVDTTDVDDFFDNPSEPRAQQFLSKIINHESDKVK comes from the coding sequence ATGGCTTTAGTAGAATTTAAAAACGTCGAAAAATATTACGGAGACTATCACGCACTCCGCGACATCAATCTCCGTTTTGAAAAAGGACAAGTTGTTGTCCTGCTTGGACCTTCCGGCTCTGGGAAGTCCACTCTTATCCGTACGATTAATGGTTTAGAGGCTGTTGACAAAGGAAGTCTCCTAGTCAATGGACACCAAGTAGCAGGTGCTAGTCAGAAAGATTTAGTTCCTCTTCGTAAGGAAGTTGGCATGGTTTTTCAACATTTTAACCTTTATCCACACAAAACAGTGTTAGAAAATGTTACACTAGCGCCCATAAAGGTTCTAGGAATTGATAAAAAAGAAGCTGAAAAAACAGCCCAAAAATATCTGGAATTTGTAAATATGTGGGACAAGAAAGATTCCTATCCAGCTATGCTATCTGGTGGACAAAAACAGCGGATCGCCATCGCTCGTGGTCTTGCCATGCATCCGGAACTCCTCCTCTTTGATGAGCCAACATCTGCTCTTGATCCTGAGACCATTGGAGATGTTCTAGCAGTTATGCAAAAACTGGCGCATGACGGGATGAATATGATCATCGTTACCCACGAAATGGGCTTTGCTCGAGAGGTTGCGGACCGCATCATCTTTATGGCAGACGGAGAAGTTTTGGTGGATACGACAGATGTCGATGACTTTTTTGACAACCCAAGCGAACCTCGTGCCCAACAATTCCTCAGCAAAATTATCAACCACGAAAGTGACAAAGTCAAATAA
- a CDS encoding amino acid ABC transporter permease: MTDLSSWTAYFQDFGQFFNGFLFTLALAVGSFILAMVLGIFFGAMSTSKRPLLRVLARIFVEFYQNTPLLVQFVIVFYGLPLISDHTIMIPIYWTAVLCVGLYHGAYIAEVIRSGIQSIPSGQMEAALSQGFTYISAMRLIILPQAFRIILPPLTNQIVNLIKNTSTVAIISGVDLMFVTKSWSALNGNYIPAFLGAALLYFALCFPVAQFGRKMEQANKKAYSL; the protein is encoded by the coding sequence ATGACAGATTTATCATCTTGGACAGCCTATTTTCAGGATTTTGGACAATTTTTCAATGGTTTCCTCTTCACCCTTGCCCTAGCGGTTGGATCCTTTATCCTCGCCATGGTTTTGGGCATCTTCTTTGGGGCCATGTCAACCAGCAAACGCCCATTATTGCGTGTTTTGGCTCGTATCTTTGTCGAATTTTATCAAAACACTCCCCTCTTGGTGCAGTTTGTCATCGTCTTTTATGGTTTACCTCTTATCAGTGACCACACCATCATGATTCCGATTTATTGGACAGCTGTACTCTGCGTGGGACTCTATCACGGCGCTTATATCGCTGAGGTTATTCGTTCAGGGATTCAGTCTATTCCTAGCGGTCAAATGGAGGCCGCCTTGTCGCAAGGTTTTACCTATATCAGTGCCATGCGCTTGATTATCTTGCCTCAGGCCTTCCGTATCATTCTCCCACCTTTGACCAACCAAATCGTCAACCTCATCAAGAACACCTCTACAGTTGCCATCATCTCTGGAGTAGACTTGATGTTTGTGACCAAATCTTGGTCGGCCCTCAACGGAAACTATATCCCAGCCTTTTTAGGCGCTGCTCTTCTCTACTTTGCTCTATGCTTCCCTGTTGCCCAGTTTGGTCGCAAGATGGAGCAAGCCAACAAAAAAGCCTATTCACTTTAG